The DNA segment TGAGGAAGATAGTAATAACGGTTATTTACAAGTATTTGCGAGAAGTTCAACGTATATGAAAGTGATATTTATGCCTTATAACCGTCATAAGATGTACACACGTAATAAGATGGGAAGTACTACAGGTTGGGGCGACTGGGTCGAAATCACAAGCGGTTACAGTGTGACTACACGTAGCGACCAGGAGGCTATAGCTGAAGATTTAGAAAATGCTGATGCAAATGCCTCAGAAAGTGAATCATAAAGTACAAGCGAATCGGTAAGCATGAGCGACAGTTTAAGTGATGGAGGTTCTACAAATGTCTGATTTATATAATTCTATGACTGAGTTGGTAAGAACGCATAACGATAGTAATGATTTTATGTTTAGTGTAGATTATCGTGAATCTAGTAACTTAATTACAGCGATTCATGGCGGTGGAATTGAAGCGGGTACTTCCGAACTCGCACAATATACTGCAGAAATAACAAACTCTAATTATTTTAGTTTCAAAGGTTTAAAAAGCTCAGATAATACAGAGTTGCATGTAACATCAACGCATTATGATAATCCTTTGTTACTAACGTTAAATAGTCAAATGAACCACACGGTATCTATTCACGGCTATGGTGATAGTGAGAAAAACACCTATATAGGTGGCAGTGATAAGCAACTTGTTACGTTGATTAGCCAATATTTAACGACAGCAGGTTTTAAAAATACAATCGCACCATCAAACTTAGGTGGGGTTGATATTGATAATGTAACAAATAAAAATAAACGTGGTGCAGGTGTTCAACTTGAGTTATCTACTGCGCAACGTAAAGCGTTATTTAATAATAATGATTTTAGTCGTGCAAATCGTGAAAGTCGTATAAATTGGAGCGACGACCTCCGAAATTATGCGAATGCAATA comes from the Staphylococcus hsinchuensis genome and includes:
- a CDS encoding poly-gamma-glutamate hydrolase family protein, translating into MSDLYNSMTELVRTHNDSNDFMFSVDYRESSNLITAIHGGGIEAGTSELAQYTAEITNSNYFSFKGLKSSDNTELHVTSTHYDNPLLLTLNSQMNHTVSIHGYGDSEKNTYIGGSDKQLVTLISQYLTTAGFKNTIAPSNLGGVDIDNVTNKNKRGAGVQLELSTAQRKALFNNNDFSRANRESRINWSDDLRNYANAIAKALSYVN